aacgagatgttcaacaagcacacatgggtgtgatggtcaggggtgcacatacttttggtcatatagtgtgtAATGGGTTCTGAACCCCCTAGGGCCACATTAcacaatacaacaacaacaacaacaagaataataataataataataataataataataataataatctctttTGTAAAAAGACACAGTTACAGCATAATTTTTCTTTAGCTTGCtaataaaaaattacatcaaGTTCTCAGTAGCTGAGTGTACGGAAGCTAAACGTTTATTGCTCTagtttgccccctagtggaataacagaaacTAGCTCTTTATTCCGAATCCCTCAGTTCAATTCAGTCCAGAataaaatttcaatttaaaattcatAACTTGGGCTGTGGGCCATCTAAAGCCTGCGAGCCATATATGTTTAACACTCCTGCACTCCGGTACATTGTTTTGACAATGCCCTACTGAGTGCGTCGTGGGGTTTtatgtcccaaatcacacactttaTTCACTACATATTGGCCATATAAATACCGACCTCAGCCAATCTTGGgcatcagtgtgtgaatgtgtcttAAACACCTTGCCTTATTCACTACATAGGTCATAATTGGCATATTAGGTACATCATTTTGTCATTACCTTACagtgcagtgcattgtgggatttcattaGTGTACATTCCCCGAAAAGCATACACTATTCACCGTATGCTGGACACCATGACGTTTGAAAGTTTGTCAAAATGTCTGCgacgccctctagtggctgactGTGGTACAATGGAGCAAGCGATGAAATCTGATTTTTCAACATTTGTGTTGATTTGTGAAGTGACTGACGGTGAATGACAGGTACGGgttacgttcacactagcaatcaaaaaaaaaaatgttttctacgTACTTGCACAACATTGAGCCCCAAGTTGAGCAAGAAATTGACAAAGCGATACTGTAACAAATGCCATTTGACTTCTCTCAATTCTGTGCGTTAGGTATGATGCGGTAAAGCAACTAAAccaaaagagagaaaacgtATAACTGTAGTTTCaacttatcctgtcatatacaaaCTCTGATTAAATgagtatagagacattatgaagaaaactAAAACTTGGAAGGAGTTAGCATTGAGATCGTTGGTGcttctggtgagtgtacgtgGCACAGTACAGTTAGTTTGTTTTGCTAATGAAGTTGAGCACGTTACACGTAAATTGCACAATTTATACACTGATTAGtgcaatatttaatttgtgtttcagTAGTAATGTATAAAGTAGCTACTACTGTTAGTCATCAGAACTAGAAAAGGCTGAAAAAGCCATGCCTACAAGTGGCAAACTACAAGTGACATGAAAGACTCATGACCTGATAGTGTGCAGCGTTGCTCAGAATGCCCACATTCAACCACACAGACTTTATCTCCACAACTCTACTCACTACATGGGCCACTTAAAAACCATTAATCACATTCAGCAGTTGTTTTTAACAGTGTAtcatattcactacacacttgGCTAGAGGTTATAAACCGTCCCTGCTTGTTAGCTCCAGTATAAACACCAGACACCAAAATGTCTTACCGGATTAATTGCCTCTGGGTTAAAAGTTCTTAACACTAATGACTAAATTCTGGTTAATTGTAATCCAAAAGGCAGCGTTTCTCATTAAGCTGCTCTTACTTGGAGGCTGGTAAGCGATGTTATGTGTGGTAAGTGACGTGCATGTGGAAGTGTTAAAAGTGGCAGCAGTTTTTCTCATTAATCACAATGTGTGATTTCCATATCACCATCCGCTGTCCTGAACTGGAAACCTGCGTTAATGAAAGCCGGAAGGTTCCAAAAACAAGGGGGAAATTCAGCTaagaccacacacactctctcacacacacacacacacacacactggtacacGTCACTTACTGTCAGCTCAGCTAACACTCAGAGGTTTCAGTTCTGACAGTGTATCCACAGAACAGGGGCATATTGTACATACACACTCTTACCTGTTCAACATGTTACAAATTCTTtttatattgatattttaacatgtttaaagaAACACGAAGGAGCTGAAGTTaaatagaaaaagagacagGGTCTTtctctacttaaaaaaaaatcttcacagGGTTCCACCATGTCTCCTGGACTAAAAGCTAATGTGTTTTCAAGGAGATAGTAGAGCTTTACTTCCTTCATTGTTGCCAGCAGTGCCGAAGTTTGAAAAATTAGACGGAAGAtagactgaaaagaaaaaagtcccTTACACCTTGAAATGAAATCCACAATCCAATATCTGtaattcagtttcagtttttctaagtagtttttcattcatttggtCATCTTCGGTAATCATCCTGATCAGGGTGGCGGtagatccggagtctatcctgggaatattggccagtccattgcaggaccTAAATAATTTCCTATTTAGAAGAACACAGGTTTAGTTATGATTGGCTGTGTGGGTTGCTGGTCCTGAATCTAAGAAAGATGACAGATGACAAAATGACTTTGTCTTCCTGTGAAGAGAGGAGTGCGGCTTTACCTAGACGTGGCCCTACCTTCGTGCATCCGCTATGCCACTGATCTCAAAGTTTAACTGTTTTATGTCATGTGGGAGGAAGCTGGCATTTCCACTCTGGCACTTTATTGCACTGGTCCCAAGTGAAATCCATTTGGTCAAGTGTGAAATATTGGAGGACAGTATGTGGTCTGTAGAAGGATTGCCTTCCCTCCATccctatatacagtatatgatcaCTGTgaagcaaaataaacaaatgcagcttacatcaataataaaataatgcattaaataagCATGAATAGAAAGAGTACAGGAGAGTTACAAATAGAAACAGTGAAGGAGTTAACTCCCACTTTGCAATGAATTTGAGTCTCCCTGGCATGATGGTCACAGTCTTGGGAAAAGAAACTAAATTTCTCCAGAAGAACGACTACTGCtgtctgagaaagagagacagagagagaggatgtaTGGCGTCTCAGTGGTAAAATATCTGTGTGTTAATGACCACAGTCTCCAACTGACTTCCTCTTCTGAATCATCGAAGGTCCATTGCTGCATGTTTATGTCTCAGAAACCACACTCCTGAGTAAGGGATTGAAGAGATCTCACAGGATTTAGCACCTTTCCTGCACTAAACGAAGCCTGAGCTTACACTGCTTTTGACCTTTATTCAACAGATCATTTGATTCAAATCCACTTACAGCTGAACTCAGAGCTGAGCAGCTGCGAGTTTACAcccttgatgatgatgatgatgatgatgatgatgaaagctTTAGTGACAACCGTATATTATTAAGCGAACACACCACCATGCACTATTCATTCCAGTTTTTACagtacacatttttacacagtaGCCACAGCACTTAAAAAACtttgacacacacatgcacacagattgTCTctcgcagcaaaaaaaaaaaaaaatttaataaacttcacctcacagctccagggacACTCCAGTTCGATCCTTAGCTTGGTTTACTGTCtcccaaaacataccagtaggtggcTAGGCTACAATAATTGCCCCTAGGGGTGAGTAAATGGACTGgtgccccatccagggtgtattcctgcctcaggCCCAGTGTTCCTTAGAGAGACCCCAGATCCACTgctaccctgaccaggataaagtgcttactgaagatgaagagaaCATCTGTGTTATCTTCAACTTTTccagtgttttgttttcagtgatCTACAGTACTGATCTAAGACTATAGTCATGTACTGATTCTGATTACTGTGATAACTCTTCAGACCCTTTTACATGTCCGCATTTCTCCCTGACGAGAGCTGAGACCCCTGAATTTTGGCGGACAAGAGTTGAGTACAGGTGCAATTTTCACATCTGTGAAAAACTGACAGAACTAAAGAAAAGATGTTTGGTTCGCATCAAACAAAGTAGGTGTAAAAGCAGTCTAGGAACACCCAGAAATGCAGCAGATGCAAGACAAACACTAGGGCTGTCAAGTCTAAGACAATTCTAAGGCCAGGACTAGCTGAGATCAAGACTGAGTCTTGAGGGAGTCGAAGCCAAGACTGAGTTCAAATGAAAGTGAGACTGAATCAAGATCGTGACCAAAAaccatgaaatattttcaagGCCAAGATTTTACTTCAACTACCTGTCTTCTTTTGTGCATTGTGCCAATGAttaggctgttttctagaagaggaaattacttcttgtcaaactttgtgcatgtgaaaaaaaggaaaaatgaacaCTATTTTTGGGAAAACTCTATGTGGCGACCAAGATCATCTTTAGCAAGACCAAAAGCCAAGACCAAAACAAGTCCAAATACAAATGCCAAAAACTCAGAGAAAAGTCTAAGTCAATATAGAAACTGTCTCAAGACCGGACGCAAGCTCTATAGCCCTAACAAACACAGATGATGTAACAAGGAAGGGTAACACACATCGGGTCAAACCAGGCAGTAAAAGAATGAATAGATTGACTAAATGCATTAACAAGCATCCGGTTGCTGCTCCGCCATCAGTGGAACAGGAGCAcctctgagcagatattatttgggtgcaaatatatttaaagcCATAAAGTATATAGTATAAAGTGAAAGAGGTACCAAGAGAGAAAAGCGAGTGGGTGGTTTCttgtcaaatgttttttttttcctgacaatcatttcattctctctcgctttcggaagacaaaaaataaaaagcggCTCAGTTGTTTATTTGTGGCTGCGTTCTGGAAACTTCAGCAGAGACTGCAGAAAACCGCTGAGTCAGCTTTGCACGATCCGAACCCATCCTACCCCCCTTTCTTTCCCCtgcatcctctctctctgtctctctctttaccaCTTCCTCTCTCAGACTTTTtgatctctgtctctcccaTGTGCTAGCTATCCTGCTCTCACTTGACGTCTCTGCAGGGTGTGTGGGCGGAGGTTGCGAAAGTGAGAAAACACAGATCGAAGTCAAAGATAAGCCGTTTGCAAGGTTGCTTCATTCTTTTTAAACCATGTTAGAACATCCTATATTTTTAGGGTGTAATTTACTTATTCGCTCTCAATGAATTAATTTTGGTTGCAGTGGTTCAACCTTGCACAGGGCAATAATTGAGTTGtagctcagttttttttttcctcgtaaTTGTTAGCCATAATTACATACGCCAttagcttgctttttttttcagtccacaCTTGATGCTGACGTTTCATTGAGATGCATTGTCATCATCAACCCTTCCACTTAAGCCACTTTTTGTGGCTTCTGCTTTGCAAATGTAGTGTAGTGCTTAAAGGTGACTGATGCATAGTAATAAACTGATCTTATCTTATTCTTGTGTACCTCTACAGTTCTTAGCAACCTCACTTGTGTAGGTGCAGGGAGAGAAAACAGATAACCCCCCATATTTGTACCATTTATGGAAACGGTTGGCTgatttgtagctcaggttttgCTAATTATTCTTAGCATGGAACACAGAACAAGTCCGAACAGTTCCCAGGCCCTCCGACTGACTGAGCAGAGAAAGAGTATGACAAAATCCCCTTTCTCAAATGCAGCTTTACCCGTAAAGTCTGGGCAGATTTCCATGACAGGGTTAAGTTCTATTAAACCTGTGCTATGCTCATATTGAGACATTTACTCATACCGAACAGCTTGTTCAGCATAAGTTGGGATGTCCTCTTTCCTCTTAATGACTAGTACTTGCATTATATCTTGGTAACATCAAAACCACACAATCTAGAATTGCCTAGTCTTCCATGTATGGAGACATGTTTCTCACGTTTCATGTATGTATTTCCTGACATATATGTCTCAAAGTTTCTCCTTTAGGccatcacagttttttttcacCGTCATTGCCTCGGCTTGCTAATTAGAGGCCTGGCACTTGAcgtctataaagctgctttgtgaaaataaCTGTTAATATtgttatgtaaataattttttgatGGAATGGGAAATGTAGCACTACAATTTAAACTGtataaatctgaatatttatgcCCTTGAATTTGTAAGTGAGCTGTGGTgcagcaacgctacctgctgtgGCACCGTGCAGCATggtttcaaattcaaatttataaTTATCAGGTGTGCAAAATTCTCATTACAATTTTTGGAGCCACCGTCCATTTTAAATTCAGGTTCAAATTTCCAAAACACTACATGACTTAGGAAAAGCGAAGGAGCATAAGGTTCAGTCTGGTCCATGTATACAAGAGCCGGAAGATTTCCGCTTATAATCCTGAAATATAAAACAGGAAAATGGTTCTATCTTTAGTGTTGcactttctttttaagaattaaaacaTGAATGAGATGAAGTTTTGATTATGGATGTAGAGCCAGTCCATTTTTTAATCAGTCAAAATAATGTGAAACAAAAGTTAGATATCAGAAAACCACTCATTtttgtatctctctgtctattggATAGAGATATACGAGTACATAGCCAATGAAATctagcatctaaccagaagtgcaaatagcaatttgtctatatatacacacacttatacatatttatCTTTTCTGTCCAATTGGGCTACACTCGGAAGTGAAGGACTGCAGTCATCCCATCCGCAATTCAGAAATGCTTGGTCAATCTATCCACTTTTTggaatatgtgtgcatgtgtacatgATTGATGATAGCCTGTTTGCAAGTAGGTGCAGAAAAGTGCTCTTCGTCCTTTCAGCTCCATTAAACACATCAATCTGATCCTCAGGAAGTGTTAATACTTTTGCATTTTTGCTCATTGCACAGAAAGAtttattatcaaaaacatgcagaGGTCTAACGTAACAAAAAGCTGTCCTTCAGaaagttttccatttttcattttctcagtaTAATGGTAAATTGTTTAGTCATTACATACACAGACCTGATTGCCATCATTTCAGCCAATAAGCCAAAGTGAATATGATTGAGAACTGCTTTTTAAGCTTGATTGAGGCTTGATAATGTGTATAAGAAAATTATACAGAAGTTTTCTATGGCCTCAAGTGGAAAACTTGATTAAACACAGTTACTGGGCTTCAGTCACTGAGGTCTCAGGTTATTATGTACATCTAAACTGCTTGTGTTTATGGCAACAATGGATTGAAATTTGACTCAACATGGGTCAATTTCCGCTCGATTTTTTGATCAGCAGCACAGAAATGAGTCTCCAGAAACCACAGAAACCATTACACATTTTAGtactaaattattttttttctgctattttttCTCCAGCAAGAACGTAAGTAGTAGCCAAGCTGTATTATTAATCGGCTAGCTGCAATAGTTTGGCATTGATgatggagtggctggccgctttatatCCCAGGGTGCCCTCGTGTCTGTGTttccttctggctctcccttttagttttACTGCCAAAGCTAGTCTTATCGTCTTATCAGAGTCCCTATTTGTGTTCTGTAcatattctttaaccattacgtgacaattagcatacctaacaatctctctctctctctctctctctctgtctctctctgtccagctacacatgctactcctgagataccagtgatcctgaccccctctgctctctggacctgcctgatccatcctgatgccctacttctgcttggagttctcatcacttggaaatcattcgctgttgctgaggatggccccacatggacagcttAAAGCTCACtctgagattactgaggatggtatcACTTAGAAAGCATGAaaatggctttggacttcaactgcgatgaacagttttgcactcaagtctctgTCAGTGAACTGTTGATACCTTCAACTAAAATAGACTTCatatgaaaactataatgaatttgctggttgcacaattgcacttttgaccatgtagtacaagggatttatttataagcgcactatccggtgtcacccagatgaggactggttcccttttgagtctggttcctcttaaggtttcttcctcatatcatctcagggactGTTTCCTCACCATCGttacctctggctcgctcattagggataaatttatacaattaaaatgaatatcctgaatgtatatatttctgtaaatctgctttgtgacaatggccattgctaaaagcgctacacaaaaaaaaattgaattgaattgaattagttCAAGCAATTATGTTCATTTTCTAACTAGCTACCTGTTTaattctacacaaaatagcatGATATATGGGGCGGGGggtaaaatgttaatattaacagCTAATATTTGCAATTGACCAGCAAGTAGAGCTTCTCAATTCCGCAGTTCAATTCTGAATCAGCCATGAACTCCATCCAAatatattagtttatttttttttacaagcataCAAAGATGTGATAGTTACAACAATAACtgtgataataaaaataaaaacaatatcaaTATCTGTTCAGCAAAACATGTCATAactcagagagaaaaaatatttaaaaagattaaaattcCCTGAGaaatacattatacactatatgtaaataaataaactactgGCCTACTCTACCCCATCCATCAGTGGAAACAGACCCCACCAccacccaccccaccccacccttTCCCATAGGAGCTTCATGAAGCAGATATGATTTGATTGGTGGTTTATTCTCAGTAAAGCACTTACACTaacatggcagtgtgtgtgtttggtgctgTTACGAGAAGATGAGCTACAGGAGTGATGTTCTTGTTGGGGTTTTAGAACACTATTAATGGAGATAGTCTTTGCAGGACCAAAGTTccaggagatggagatggaCCTGATGAGACTCGTCCTATAACCCCAACACCCAACTCCACCCAGATGCTCGACACCCTTGTCTCCACCGTATGAACTTATGGATAATCTCTGCTCAGGCAGGAGGAGCTTGATCAGCATAGATCCAATAATTACAGAAACAACTAGTATGAATCATTTTGTAACCCTTATCCAGCATTTCCACTATAGATCAAGATATCCATAACACATATCATTTTGTACATCTTCAGCATTTCAGCTCTGTCTGTTGCCTCAGTTTGAAGCTTGAGggtcagtttagcagctcataTCTCAATAAATTAAGAGTCGAGTCTTGTTCTCGCTGTGATTGAAGTGCACTAGAGTTCACATAGCTAAGATACTCTAGGACCGGTTGTTGTGGTCTCCACCCGAGAGTGATTGCTATGTTCACACCAGCTTACACGGACCTCACGGAGAGGGCATAAAACGCACCAGGGCTCAATTCACAGCACATGCAAAAACACATCATAATGTGTTGCTGTGGTTCTGTTTACATAAATACTGGCAGGTTATCAAATattgaaatgttaaatataatagaaaaaaatactcTAAATTAActtaggaaaaaaacaaatgagaacCGTGTATGTGTACTTCATGAAAGTGTGCATGaagtgtgtacttgtgtgatgtattcttaatgtgtatgtgtttatatgctAGATCATGAAACCACCAAAGAAGTTTTCTTGCTGTCCTTCTATCAAGTTGTTAAGATCACTGACTGAAACAAACAACTTGTCCTTCTTATACAGCTTGAAAACTCCACCCAGGTAGCTGCTAATCTGGTTCGTCTTCTCGTGAGGCCTTATCTGGTCCACACAGCTGTACCTGCATGCAAACATAAAACATCACAACCACAGTGCAACCACAGGACCGTCCTAACCTACCATCCTAACCTACTTTTTACAGagttcaaaaacaggaagggaCCTGAGGGAAATTAGGGGTTcttgtttttatcatttttcagcTATAACATTACCTCAAACATCTCAGCATgacatttttgtctgtttcGTTTACAGTTAGGCAGTGATGTTACACATGGCggaggtgtgtatgtgagtccgtgtgtgtatacctgtccGTCATGAGGCTGAGGGGATGGTGGCTGTAACGTGATGAGTTCAGTTTGATCTCATGTGTGAAACTTTTGCAGCTGTTTTTGAAGGACACTTTGGAGAACAGGTAGTAGAATCCGTCTTTAGGGATGATCAGACAGCCATTGCTGTAATTGAAATTGTGCGTAAATGCAGGAAAGCCACGAATGGCCCACTGCATCACGGCCACGTCTGACTTTAAGTctgcaacaaacaaacacatgaacacacacatttagcacTGGGTGTGTGTTGCCTTTTGAATATAGTGATGGTGAATTCTGTTCTCTCAATGACAGCCATGTTGTTATAATTTCAGCAGAATGCAAAATGTgacattatgaatatttaacCAATCACAGTACACTTTAGAAGAGCAGTGTGCGATGTTTAGTGCCCCCTGCTGCCTGTGAGGTGAACTGCAATGAAAAAGCAACTGACTCCACCAGGTCTGTTTAATCTACGTCTGTTCGTGATGTACGCCGTACTCCCTCggaataacatttttattcgTTTTTGCAACATGGACATGCGATTCCAGCAGCAACAACAAGTGAGATGGCAATTTTGGCTACTGCCATCTTGTGTCAGGTCAATAATCTCACCTAGATACTGTAGAACTTCTGctataatcataaagactaCAACAtttatactgaacatcctttcaacacagtcagtactgtttgtctttactcttctacacccgtatactgtaatgatttataatctcgaTATCCGGTGTCACTCGGAAGAGGATGGGCTCTGgttagagtctggttcctctcaaggtttcttcttcatgtcttcATGTCTAAGGCAGTTTTTCTTCACtggggatctaaatctacactTGGATTTCtctaagatatatatatacagtataccaaAATTATGTAGACACCTGAACATTACATCCATATGTGCTCGTTAAACATCTCATGGGCATCTTCTAAACCATGGGCTTCGATTTAAAAGCTTGGGCACCAAATTTGGCACGGTAGTGAGTGCTGTGAATGAAGACAGGAAGTTTTTTCAGTGGTACAAACCTCAGTGCTTTGTGGTCCTGTTCTGGGTAGCCAGTGTGATAAATACAtatgaatgtcatgttttgaaTGTACGCTAGTTTCACCCCAGCCTCAGAAGCAGTCCATTTCACTGAATATTTGTGTACTACGCTAAACTTacatatgtacagtcaggtctatAAATTTTTGGatattgacaaagttattgatATTTTAGCTGTCTTCCAAAGTAAACTGGACttctatattaaaaaatgaatagctcggtgctttaatttgaggggattgtatttaatgatgatgtgactgctgacagaagcagcaggatgaatttgGAAGCGTACAGGGCGATattatctgctcacattcagccaaactCATGGAAAAAGACCCGACGCATACTTctaaagcaactcaagacttttttttttaaggcaacgTTCcacaatggccaagtcaatcacctgacctgaatccaactgagttgcgtttcacttgctgaagacaaaaggCCCCGagaacaagcaggaagtgaagacagctgAAGTAtacaccagggaagaaacccagcatctggttccagtttaatttaaatgaaagtttaatttatgattatgtttgtCCAATTCCatttaatttccatttaaaaaggTTTGACCAcgtataaaaagtgctgtaattcctacaccatcTACCTGATTTGAATTTAAATACCAAGCAGTTAAATCTGAAAGTCTGtactcatattcattatttaatttcaactccaatatactgcgTTAGACAGCAAAAATAACAATgattttctacacacacacacacatatgcaaacacacacacaaacatacgcATACAACCAAAAttttagttgtatttttttttcaatatatttttttttcagagagcctctcagaatgcctttgacaaaagaagaacataatgaaatcattctcatgactGGATctggaagctgtcgcaaggttgcagtggactttaacaggaaacatggcaagcacatcacacacaccacactgttgccaaactcactaacaaattcaaaaagactggaggttttgcagaccaaccgagaagtggacgttcacaaacatccactgatgaagacacAACCAACGTGGTGCtggaatatatacacacacacacacacacacacacacaccgatcagccataacattaaaaccactgacagatagatgaagtgaataagattgattatcttgttacaatgccATCTTTCAAGGTGAGGTGGGATATATGAGGCaacaagtgaccagtcggttctcgaagttgatgtgttggaagcaggaagaatgggcaagtgtaaggatctgagcaactttgacaagtgccaaattgtgatgtctagacgactgggtcagagcatctccaaaacagcaggtcttgtggggtgttcccggtatgcggtggttagtacctaccaaaagtggtccaaggaaggacaaccggtgaaccagcgacatgGGTCCATCGTCATGGGCTCcaaaggctcactgatgcacatgcgAATGAAAAagggttcaaggtgttgacttggcctccaaattccccagctctcaatctgattgagcatctgtgggacgtgctggacaaaccaGTCTGATCCTTGGAGGCTCCACCTCCccacttacaggacttaaaggatctgctgctaacatcttggtgccagacaccacacacaccttcagaggccTTGTGTAGTCCATgtctcgacgggtcagagctgttttggtggcacaagggcaACCTacaagtatatacagtatatagatatatacacttccttcacttgcactgacACGTCTTTGGgccacatattgagagttcccatgaacatcTATCAaataccaaatgcaaattcaacgcctggaatcaactctagaccttttatctccttaatttgtcatgaaataacaaggaagcaggccacacctggccatgaaactgcttatcagtcaactgtccaattacttttgagcctgtgaaaatggagggactgtaaaaaaaaaaggctgtaattcctaaacggttagtgcaatgttttttgttaaatccctcgaattaaagctgaaagtctacacttcatttcaaatccattgtggtggtgtacagaggcaaaatcaaaactgtgtcactgtccaaatacttatgcacctgactgtgtgtatgtatatagtgtgtgtgtgtgtgtgtgtgtgtgtagtgcgcGGTGGTGTGCTGGCTCTCACAATGATTGTAATGCAGAAATGCAGCTGGTTTGGTGTCACTGTCAGTCTTCGGGTTCGGCGGTGGTGGTGAGATTTCTTTAGAATCTGCGGTGACACACAGCACATAGTAAACCACGCACTTTATCTCTTAGTGTATAAAACACAAATCTATGCAGTAATATagcgttagtgtgtgttagtgcagtaagtgtatgtgtgcgtaCGTACAGGCATCATCCTGGGTTTTGTTTTCTCCCTGAACAATAAGCAGTATGATTATTAGTATACTtcaacacacaaatatacactataaaaaaaaagatatacgTATGTCATACTTACAATCTGCTTGTAAAACTGAAT
This Pangasianodon hypophthalmus isolate fPanHyp1 chromosome 26, fPanHyp1.pri, whole genome shotgun sequence DNA region includes the following protein-coding sequences:
- the LOC113526599 gene encoding lymphotoxin-alpha isoform X2; its protein translation is MGEVFVVDSQATANLVPPKQQSKGTYVLYALLGLALLGVFLHGVLIYHLYQRISTQIHQEMIQFYKQIGENKTQDDAYSKEISPPPPNPKTDSDTKPAAFLHYNHYLKSDVAVMQWAIRGFPAFTHNFNYSNGCLIIPKDGFYYLFSKVSFKNSCKSFTHEIKLNSSRYSHHPLSLMTDRYSCVDQIRPHEKTNQISSYLGGVFKLYKKDKLFVSVSDLNNLIEGQQENFFGGFMI
- the LOC113526599 gene encoding lymphotoxin-alpha isoform X7, with product MGYSSTICTSGFPHSTGKTLWKSLSKNEWLSIHQEMIQFYKQIGENKTQDDAYSKEISPPPPNPKTDSDTKPAAFLHYNHYLKSDVAVMQWAIRGFPAFTHNFNYSNGCLIIPKDGFYYLFSKVSFKNSCKSFTHEIKLNSSRYSHHPLSLMTDRYSCVDQIRPHEKTNQISSYLGGVFKLYKKDKLFVSVSDLNNLIEGQQENFFGGFMI
- the LOC113526599 gene encoding lymphotoxin-alpha isoform X5, with translation MSMFFFLLLLYNKRNVAHSTGKTLWKSLSKNEWLSIHQEMIQFYKQIGENKTQDDAYSKEISPPPPNPKTDSDTKPAAFLHYNHYLKSDVAVMQWAIRGFPAFTHNFNYSNGCLIIPKDGFYYLFSKVSFKNSCKSFTHEIKLNSSRYSHHPLSLMTDRYSCVDQIRPHEKTNQISSYLGGVFKLYKKDKLFVSVSDLNNLIEGQQENFFGGFMI
- the LOC113526599 gene encoding lymphotoxin-alpha isoform X6, producing MGYSSTICTSGFPHSTGKTLWKSLSKNEWLSQIHQEMIQFYKQIGENKTQDDAYSKEISPPPPNPKTDSDTKPAAFLHYNHYLKSDVAVMQWAIRGFPAFTHNFNYSNGCLIIPKDGFYYLFSKVSFKNSCKSFTHEIKLNSSRYSHHPLSLMTDRYSCVDQIRPHEKTNQISSYLGGVFKLYKKDKLFVSVSDLNNLIEGQQENFFGGFMI
- the LOC113526599 gene encoding lymphotoxin-alpha isoform X1 translates to MGEVFVVDSQATANLVPPKQQSKGTYVLYALLGLALLGVFLHGVLIYHLYQRISTQQIHQEMIQFYKQIGENKTQDDAYSKEISPPPPNPKTDSDTKPAAFLHYNHYLKSDVAVMQWAIRGFPAFTHNFNYSNGCLIIPKDGFYYLFSKVSFKNSCKSFTHEIKLNSSRYSHHPLSLMTDRYSCVDQIRPHEKTNQISSYLGGVFKLYKKDKLFVSVSDLNNLIEGQQENFFGGFMI
- the LOC113526599 gene encoding lymphotoxin-alpha isoform X3 codes for the protein MSSAFLHQTLPLSAANHNSPSVRPSNSHVGFAQETVIPNGQVHSRHFISIIKQIHQEMIQFYKQIGENKTQDDAYSKEISPPPPNPKTDSDTKPAAFLHYNHYLKSDVAVMQWAIRGFPAFTHNFNYSNGCLIIPKDGFYYLFSKVSFKNSCKSFTHEIKLNSSRYSHHPLSLMTDRYSCVDQIRPHEKTNQISSYLGGVFKLYKKDKLFVSVSDLNNLIEGQQENFFGGFMI
- the LOC113526599 gene encoding lymphotoxin-alpha isoform X4, with amino-acid sequence MSMFFFLLLLYNKRNVAHSTGKTLWKSLSKNEWLSQIHQEMIQFYKQIGENKTQDDAYSKEISPPPPNPKTDSDTKPAAFLHYNHYLKSDVAVMQWAIRGFPAFTHNFNYSNGCLIIPKDGFYYLFSKVSFKNSCKSFTHEIKLNSSRYSHHPLSLMTDRYSCVDQIRPHEKTNQISSYLGGVFKLYKKDKLFVSVSDLNNLIEGQQENFFGGFMI